From Vicia villosa cultivar HV-30 ecotype Madison, WI unplaced genomic scaffold, Vvil1.0 ctg.000048F_1_1, whole genome shotgun sequence:
TGTAAGAATTGCAATAAAATGCGGCTGGTTCCGCCTCAATCGTGGTTGTGAAAACATAGAAAAATCTTGATCGTATGGCCCTGATCGTTGTTATAAACTTGGCAGGAACCTCCTCCCGTTTCCATTTGTTTTTGTgcatattgttatctttattttacGTTTCCATTATTTTCCAGAGCTGCTCTACTCAAAATGTTTTCTCCTTACGGAAAGATTGTGTCGGAGGACTTCTTGTGGCACACTCGAGGTCCAAAACGTGGGGAACCACGCGGTTTCGCTTTTCTACAATATAGCACAAAAGAGGTATGTTGAATGATGGCATACTTCTGTTACTTTCACATCCCGGAGCAATTTCTGATTTCTATTATTAAAGTGAGAATGCAGGAAGCAATATTGGCCAAGGAGAAAATGCACGGACGGTTAGCTTGCGGCCGGCCATTAGTGGTCCGCCTAGCAAGTGAGAGGTATGCTATGGAAGTAGCAGATAGCTCTACAAAACCAGTAGGCGAAGGGCACAAGTTGCATCTCACTGGTGGCGGCATGGGACAATCAAGCCGTGATGCGAAAATTGCTGCAATAAAGAACAAGTTGAAGTCTTTAGAGGAAGATAATTCTAGGAACAAGAAACAAAAGCAGAGTGATAATATATCTTGATTAAAAAATTTTATATCACAATCTGTAGAGTCAAAGGAAAACTGAATATGATGCAGTTGTTTGTAACACTATTACAATAtctttcatttaaattttttgttcCAATTTAGATATGAAGCCAAAATTGTAGTAATTTGTGGTGGAAACTGGAATCTTAATTCTAAATGGAATGGAGTGTTGTTTTTCTTAGTGTGCACATGTAGAAAGTGTTTAGTTGAGCTTAGAAATCAGAGTAATGGTTTTTATTTTGGATCTGGTAAAAGTAAGAAATTGATTGAGTTTTGACTAATCCTAATAAAAATTGATATGAATATGAAACACAATCTAATTATTTTCGGAgaagtttaatttttaataaacaaATTAGTTTCAAAGACCAATTTATCAACTAATGTTTTGTATGGGTGGGTGGGGTTAGTGTTAGTGCGTGAGACATTTttgtgaggagagaaagagggaGAAAATGACaagggagagaaagagagagagagagaatgagaagAATAATAGGagaaagaggagagaaagagggaGAAAATGACaagggagagaaagagagagagagagaatgagaagAATAATAGGagaaagaggagagaaagagggaGAAAATGACaagggagagaaagagagagagagaatgagaagAATAATAGGAGAAACTATTATATTGAAAAGTTCTTATAAAACTGAATTACAATATATCTATTTATAAAACTGAATTACAACATgtctatttatatacaactaacTAACTTGCATATAAAGTAACAAACTCTATTCCTAACTAACACGGGATTTGGGCTACACAACTTGAATTATATCACAACATACGCCCttataatccaagttgtcgaaAACAAATTAATCATAGTCGATCTGAATTAtttctaatttctttctcaaatttagaAATGTGTCGATCTTCAGTCCTGGTCTCAATGTGCTTACTCCTTCCATGTAGAATTGGATCCTTGGCAAGATTTATGGCTGACTTGTTGTTGGTCTGCAACACCTGAGGTTTTTCTTTACTTCGACCTCCATCTCTTCTAGCACATATCTGATCCAAATTGCTTAACATGCAACATATGATACTGCTATATATTCGGCCTCACATGATGATAATGCAACCACAGGTTGCTTTCTCAAGCACCGTGAGATTGGGGCACCTaatacttgaaagaaataacCAGTTGACCTTCTTCGATCTTATCTCCACACCAATAAGCATCTGAATAACAATTAATCACAACTTTGTTGCCTTCATAACTTCGTGGAAACAAAATTCCACATTTTATTGATCCTTTTAAGTATCTTAGGATTCCTCTTCcagccttcatgtgtgacacCCTTGGTTGACTCATGTTGTTTCTTTCCATTGCTTGTAACTCATCGACCATAGTTGACTTCAATTGTCTATTCTTTAAATCCTCGTTATAGTTGATTGGTTCAACACCTGCAAATAAAGAAAAATGAACTAATTCTTAATCTGGTATTACTTTATAATCACCAGTCACTTCATAGTCTTGAACCCTTGTTAGAGGAACTCTAGTTCTTTAGTTTGTGCTAGCCATACTCTCTTCGACTTTGATTTTGTCAGAAATGTCAGCCACTGCTTCAACTTCCACTTCGACAGGAGTGTTAACTGGAATTTCTTCGTCGATGTCATAACTCATTTAAAGCTTTTTAATTCCATAATCAGAATTCCAATCCTAAGGAACATGAGAAATAAcgataaaccctaaaaaaagggATAATACGATCATCACAACCGAATAATGGGTTTGAGATTCGATTAAGTGagaggaaggtgttaggcacccctcACCTCCGTTGTACTCAACGAGAATCTCCTGTAGTCTAGGGTAAGTGTGTTTGCTTGGGGAAGTATTTCttgctttatttatttacaaagaTTTAAAATTGGAAAAAAGAAATTAGTGGAATCGCCTTGGTTTCGCAACTGTGTGCCTACGAATCTCCATCAAGGGATGAAGAAGTCAGAGTCATTGTACTTCGGCTAAAAGTTTGTTTGTTgattttcttttatgaaaaatgtttgtcttgaattaaatTAGTGCTCAAGAAAAATTGATTTAATGTGTTAGGATGAATTTCAGTGCGTTTGAATCAGACAACTGATCGATGTGGCGTGCACCAACCAATCAATTAATTCGAGGAAAGTGTGGATCTACATCCACCATGtcctaattattttttaaaaaaatgttaggtTAAACTTGATTGTGAAAAATGATTTGATTACTTGGCTATGTACATGTGAATTGAAGTATTTATAAATTGATGAAGAGAGAAACTTTGTCGAAAAACTTAAATGTAcaagttaatttaattatttacaagaaataattatttatattttttgtattatttttttaataagtgaATTAAAGCTAAAAAAATAACCTAATAAAATTAAAGTGTATCTTTTTTTTActgattttttaattatttttggcattttgatatatatatatatatatattttttaatattactaaaaaataattatctaACTTAAAATAGATATCCTAATTAGTCTAGGAAAGAAAAGATAGTGTGcaaataaaaaaacaactaaaagaaTTGAGACTCAAATGTATTACGTCGAAAACTTAGACCCACTAAACCCTAATTCTAAATcattaagagaaaaaaaaaacaatgataacaATAAGGGGCGGCACCTAGCATTCTCTATGGAGAATTGAAGGAAAACTTGCTAATTCTTTTAGGCTAAATAATGAATATTCAAAAATCAGTGATCCAAGACACTGCAAAAACTCTAGATGAAGTGGACTATAAAAGGacattttggaaaaaatgcaaaggGGTTCAAAAACTCAAAGAATCAAAGAGAAATAATTGGTAGAGGTTGGTGAGAAAGTAAGCTGAATCAAAGCGgaaagcttcttatctcttcatcTCAAGTATAAGCTACAAGTATCTGGCATAACAGAACTCATATCTTACTAATTGAAGATtgcaagaagatgaagaaattacTCTCAGGTTTTCATTTCTTTTCCATTACGTGTTTTAGATTTTTTAGCTTAGAATCTAGTGTTGATGTATGAACTAAGCTTATCATGAGCTAAACTCCTTTATGTTGAGCAATGTGAAGTTAATATGAAATAGACTTTTGTGTTAATTGATGTGTTGTTAGTACTTTATTTTATCGTGCATTATAATGTTATAAATTTGATTCTTTAATTGATCAACTAAGGAAAATATGAGAGCTTGTTGTGGTATGGAATCCAGCAACAAGTGGAACTCATGATAAATGTGGTTGGAAATAGTATGATAGGAATATTCACTAGATTAGCTACTTTAGGATTAAAGAGCTATAATCATAGAAGACATTTGGAATGAAACCAgacatatattaaatttaaaagtgAGGCTTAGAAATTTGTCTCCTTGCTTTATTGTATATGTTTATGATGTTGTAGAAATACACCACAAGATCACATTCTGACCTCATCTGGCACGACATACCACATCATGTACACACAATAGACAAGTTATATTAACGAATCACTGCCCAACATATCCTCCATTATTGATCTCATTTACTCTTACCAAAATATTTTTGTCACTGTTTACTTTACAAACTAAACCTGTGACAACCgtcaactattattatttttgttcatCCATTTACAAAATATAGTTTTACAACTCAATCTAAGTTATTTCCTCTTCTTGTGAGTTCAACATTCATACTATTATATCACTTGCTACTTTAAAAGAACATGTACACTTGTAGTGACACCACACGTTTTCAAGTAACACCTAACATTATTCTTGCATACATCAACAAATTATTCGCAAACATTTAAAGCAAGCAACAAATACATTGACATTACATAAGGAAAATTTCCCCTTCACCAAACTTATTTGTGCTTAACAAAATACAAGGGTACAAGTACTAACTATCGCAATTTATTAAAAGAAATGCTTAAAAGGGAAACAAGACAGGAATAAGGGGGTAAAACGTAAATTCATTCAATATTACCCCACAAGAGGCACATTTTACAAACGATATACAAAACCTTACATGACCAAAGAAAGCGAAAATTCCATAAAAAATATAGGATAAATAAGGCGATCCCTCAGTCGCTCTTGACGCACGCGTCAGGCGAGGTTACTTCTTTCACTAGCTTTGCATCAACCACTGCTTTGAAAAGCTCAAGATCATCTAATGCAAGTTTAGTGTACATAAATTCCACTAGGGCTTTGACCTTGTCGAACCCTTTCTCCATAGCAAGGGAAACCTTCATTCTcgcttcttccaactcatccttTAAGTTGTTTATgataatgataaatgatttggCCACCTCCTATAATCTTTTTATTTGATCCCTTTGATATTTGATCATGacgtccttcttcttcttcttcttcttcttcttcttcttcttcttcttcttcttcttcttcttcttctcttcctctcactTTTCTTGGGTGAACTAGTCTTTAGAATACTTGGTCTCTATAGACTTCAAATTATCTTCGCCAACTTCTGGTCACCTTCATCTAACAACACACTTTGCAATATAAGTCTCCATCATTTAGCTCATATGTTAAAAATCGATCTTCTGCTCTACTTAAATATCCATCAATAAATTAAACTTTGGATTATTCTATCTCTCTTAAATCATTGCTCCCTTACAAACCTCATGTTTTGAATTATAGACTATAAATATTATAGTTAGGCCTACACGTTACAAATGAGACCAACTCAATGTTTTGCACTCATAGACGAGGTTTTTAATGGAGAGTCAATGAGGTATACAATGTGAAGAGATGGCTATGGTAATAAAACCAAAATAAACAAATACTTTCTCCGGTCACTAGTACAAACAAAAAATTGATCTTAAAATCTTGGACACTTGTCATTATTATAAGTaaaatttattcaattttaaactaattaatgcttatattattattataccgTTAATTTAATTCAAGAGCATTTAATGTTAATAATTAATTCATCAAATATATTatagtaaattttattttaataatgatacTTAACTAACTTTAATGGGAAGtaaaaaaaaccaaataaaaaaacaaaagagtttccTTTCTTACGGGAATCACGTGCTTGGTTCTCTTGAGAAAACACAGTCATATAAACAGAGACGATGAGATGTCATTGACCTCCCAATCATTTTAGAATGGCTACACTCAAACCACCACCTGTCTTTGTTCTCTCTCCGTCAAAACCAATACATTCACCCCACAAATCACTCCGCAGTAGAATCTTCAACAACCTCAATTCATGTCCCAAACTCATTTTACAAGAAAGTACTACAACCGCGCCAATTACCTCGTATCTGTCGAAGGAACTACCTCGTATAAGTCGAAGTGTTGTTGTGGTGAGGTCACAGCTGAGATACCCTATCATATCCCCTGATGATCATTGGGGTGTTTGGTCCACTATCTTCAGCATTGGAGCCTTTGGTCTATGGTAATTATAATTTGCTTCAATTTTTCTAACTCCATTTCTATCGAGTACGGACACTGACACCAGACTCAATATCAACATTGTGAAATACTAGGTCGGAGAAGACTAAAATTGGGAGCATGGTGAGTGCTGCTTTAGTGAGCACATTAGTCGGACTTGCAGCAAGTAATCTTGGAATTCTTCCACATGATGCACCAGCTTATTCTATTGTCATGGAGTTTATTCTACCGCTCACTATTCCATTGCTTTTGTTTGGAGCAAATTTGCGTCAAGTCGTGCGTTCAACCGGGACACTTCTTGTAGCTTTCTTACTTGGCTCAGGTTTATTGATCTATCTATCTACCTATATATTGTGTCTGGTGTTTGGTGTCCAATACGGTATCAATGAGTATGTGTTCTTCAGTGTTTGTGTCTGTATGAGTGTTTCATAGTTCGTAAATGCACTTTTGAAACTTATTAGTTTGTCTTGTGAAACTGATTATGAAGTTGAGGATTGCAGTTGCCACTGTCATGGGCACTCTAGTGGCGTTTCTTTTAGTGCCTATGAGATCTCTTGGTCCTGACAACTGGAAAATAGCAGCAGCTCTAATGGGTAGCTATATTGGCGGATGTAAGTGCTTCAACATCTTGATTTTTACAACTGTAAATTAAACTTGGATGAATTTCTTTTGACTCTTCCATGTTGATTGTTGTAGCTGTTAATTACGTTGCGATTTCAGAGGCTCTTGGTTTGTCTCCTTCAGTTTTAGCTGCAGGAGTGGCAGCAGATAATGTCATTTGTGCTgtttattttatggttttgttTGCACTGGCTTCTAAAATACCTGCAGAAACCGCACCACCAACCGATGGTACAATTTTTACTCTATCACTATTATTAATCGCATTTTCTGTTATGCTCCGAATTTTGATATTGCGCCAAGATGCGCGCAAATGCGGGTACAGTTA
This genomic window contains:
- the LOC131623022 gene encoding uncharacterized protein LOC131623022 isoform X3 — translated: MQEAILAKEKMHGRLACGRPLVVRLASERYAMEVADSSTKPVGEGHKLHLTGGGMGQSSRDAKIAAIKNKLKSLEEDNSRNKKQKQSDNIS
- the LOC131623022 gene encoding uncharacterized protein LOC131623022 isoform X2, producing MFSPYGKIVSEDFLWHTRGPKRGEPRGFAFLQYSTKEEAILAKEKMHGRLACGRPLVVRLASERYAMEVADSSTKPVGEGHKLHLTGGGMGQSSRDAKIAAIKNKLKSLEEDNSRNKKQKQSDNIS
- the LOC131623022 gene encoding uncharacterized protein LOC131623022 isoform X1, with protein sequence MDPKASIKDNGDNRLYIGNLDLRITEAALLKMFSPYGKIVSEDFLWHTRGPKRGEPRGFAFLQYSTKEEAILAKEKMHGRLACGRPLVVRLASERYAMEVADSSTKPVGEGHKLHLTGGGMGQSSRDAKIAAIKNKLKSLEEDNSRNKKQKQSDNIS
- the LOC131623023 gene encoding uncharacterized protein LOC131623023; the protein is MATLKPPPVFVLSPSKPIHSPHKSLRSRIFNNLNSCPKLILQESTTTAPITSYLSKELPRISRSVVVVRSQLRYPIISPDDHWGVWSTIFSIGAFGLWSEKTKIGSMVSAALVSTLVGLAASNLGILPHDAPAYSIVMEFILPLTIPLLLFGANLRQVVRSTGTLLVAFLLGSVATVMGTLVAFLLVPMRSLGPDNWKIAAALMGSYIGGSVNYVAISEALGLSPSVLAAGVAADNVICAVYFMVLFALASKIPAETAPPTDDNAMQMKSENQGDMPVLQTATAVAASFLICRAATYMTKLYGIQGGTLPGVTAIIVILATFLPKFISPLVPVGHTVALVLMQVFFVVVGASGSILNVIKTAPSIFMFALVQVTIHLLIVLGLGKVFKLDLKVLLIASNANIGGPTTACGMAKAKGWESLVVPGILTGIFGVSIATFLGIGFGVMVLKHL